A region from the Rhodothermia bacterium genome encodes:
- a CDS encoding DUF971 domain-containing protein: MTFRSPKSVKVQTQNQSLVIQWADGHESIFPLDGLRRECPCAGCKGGHENMGEAFDVMIFRLPALQHQTVKKIEPIGHHALRITWEDGHNAGMYRWDLLRAACPCDSCFSASSIGTQ, encoded by the coding sequence ATGACCTTCCGTTCACCCAAATCCGTTAAAGTCCAAACACAGAACCAAAGCCTTGTTATCCAATGGGCAGACGGTCACGAAAGTATCTTTCCTCTGGATGGTTTAAGGCGCGAATGTCCTTGTGCGGGTTGTAAAGGCGGTCACGAGAACATGGGCGAGGCATTTGATGTCATGATCTTTCGCTTGCCAGCCTTGCAACATCAAACCGTCAAAAAAATAGAGCCGATTGGCCATCATGCCTTGCGGATTACTTGGGAGGATGGCCACAATGCGGGGATGTATCGTTGGGATTTGCTCCGAGCGGCATGTCCATGTGATTCATGCTTCTCGGCATCGTCTATTGGAACTCAATAG
- a CDS encoding DUF4249 domain-containing protein, with amino-acid sequence MSHQGVWQNILLRQHQNGRSKYLKTILMLGLFCGISACDQINQPVFLDPPPLPKQLVVNGIFTPETFWEVSVTLPYALFENKTTPSSYSAAQVKLYGDGQLVEVLPFLVACGCYRSATNKPQFGVTYQLVVSATGYPTATATARLPNGLTLDRQSMGISRSTERGAQNTINRRLSALVALEFTDALAEGDQYMIAVIQETTTSLQSTAYPSVLVGYRFKSSSEWLSASGEFDDELSGEDDRRRIATFTDKGMAGQQIKIPITISGYTLRYREGNTSDGTKLFTDQMKYHVILARISPELYQYERSIMDQRTFSDVPIVEPVPVYSNISNGLGIFAGYAGTTIEFQ; translated from the coding sequence ATGAGTCATCAAGGCGTCTGGCAAAATATTCTGCTGCGGCAACACCAAAATGGACGGTCAAAATACCTGAAGACCATCTTGATGTTGGGGTTGTTCTGTGGGATTTCTGCTTGCGATCAAATTAACCAGCCTGTTTTCTTAGACCCGCCTCCTTTGCCCAAGCAGTTGGTGGTGAACGGCATCTTTACGCCGGAGACCTTTTGGGAGGTTTCGGTAACACTGCCGTATGCGCTCTTCGAAAATAAAACGACCCCTTCGTCCTATTCGGCGGCACAAGTAAAACTTTATGGAGATGGGCAATTGGTCGAGGTTTTGCCCTTTTTGGTGGCTTGTGGTTGTTATCGCTCGGCTACGAACAAGCCGCAATTTGGTGTAACGTATCAGTTGGTTGTTTCCGCCACAGGTTATCCAACAGCAACGGCTACCGCTCGTTTGCCCAATGGCCTCACGTTGGACCGGCAGAGCATGGGCATCAGCCGTTCAACGGAAAGAGGGGCTCAAAATACCATCAATCGGCGGCTTTCGGCTTTGGTTGCATTAGAATTTACAGACGCCCTTGCCGAGGGAGACCAGTATATGATTGCCGTTATACAGGAAACCACCACATCGCTTCAATCCACTGCTTATCCATCCGTTTTGGTTGGGTATCGGTTTAAATCCTCAAGCGAATGGTTGAGCGCTTCCGGAGAATTTGATGACGAACTTTCCGGTGAGGATGATCGGCGTCGCATTGCAACTTTTACAGACAAAGGGATGGCGGGCCAGCAGATTAAGATCCCCATTACCATTTCGGGTTATACCCTGCGATACCGTGAAGGAAATACATCCGACGGTACAAAATTGTTTACAGATCAAATGAAATACCACGTTATATTGGCGCGTATTTCTCCTGAATTGTACCAATATGAGCGTTCTATCATGGATCAGCGGACATTTTCCGATGTGCCCATTGTAGAGCCTGTTCCCGTCTATTCCAATATTTCCAATGGCTTAGGCATTTTTGCAGGTTATGCCGGAACCACTATTGAGTTCCAATAG
- the secA gene encoding preprotein translocase subunit SecA, with protein MLKFIQKVFGGSPNERELKKIWPIVDEINAQYNLLQNLTDDELRGKTATFKATIRKALGEIEADKHAIERRLRGIAENSDGAPTEELSLEERMALYQEIEKLDKEWQDALQLTLDQILPEAFAVVKETCRRFVGKEWTAGGAQIRWDMVPYDVQMVGGIVLHKGRIAEMKTGEGKTLVAVAPVYLNALSGRGVHLVTVNPYLAQRDMEWMRPIFEFLDLKVGCIDMHEPHSEARKVAYDADITYGTNNEFGFDYLRDNSFVVEPDHLMQRAHNFAIVDEIDSVLIDEARTPLIISGPVPQATEGQFAQYKPFVQKLVEAQTRLVARFVSEADKLLAAKKTDEAGLALLRAHRGFPKNKALAKLKTESGIAPLLQKTEYFYLQDNAKRMPEVDEALYYAVDEKNHSIEMTELGHKFVAQIANHDENFFVLPDVGEGIARINAEITAGLAEKEGEWAHLEGDERDVKRREALRRSELDRQEKERQLYAEVSEKADRIHAINQLLRAYTYYEKDVEYIVEEDKILIVDEQTGRVLPGRRYSDGLHQAIEAKENVKVQAATQTYATITLQNYFRMYAKLAGMTGTAETESAEFFSIYKLEVNVIPTNRPITRKDLEDLVFRTKREKYNAVLDKIADYQQRGQPVLVGTTSVEVSEMLSRLLTRKGIKHNVLNAKVDRAKAEALIVAEAGQTGAVTIATNMAGRGTDIKLAPGISNLGGLAILGTERHESRRIDLQLRGRSGRQGDPGESQFYVSLEDDLMRLFGHDRTAKVMDKMGMEEGEVITHPWVTKSIERAQTKVEQNHFSTRKRQLEFDDVLNAQRHVIYDRRMHALKGERLRGDILQMLQDLCDDIAQRYVANKDYDGLRDEVLRQFALVIELDSVAFNSISEKALSQTIFKQAERTYHAKRQLLAENFLHGVQNMLQNATERPEKIVVDFSDGRKILRVVVDVEQILATHGQEVNDALERSAILSTIDDRWVEHLRELDDLKEGIYLRAYGQKDPLVEYKVEAFSLFTELLNDLNEQVLSIVFRSGLLVQERERAENVRRNTRLDSKRAKATHQQAASGYGAGSDDMYKEGQAKEDPTVKQAPIVRNKEDKVSRNDIVKVMNPTTGEVVEMKYKKAQQMIQKGWSRVR; from the coding sequence ATGCTTAAATTCATTCAAAAGGTTTTTGGAGGTTCTCCCAACGAGCGCGAACTCAAGAAAATCTGGCCCATTGTGGACGAAATTAACGCCCAGTATAACCTGCTCCAAAACCTAACCGATGACGAACTGCGGGGCAAAACGGCGACCTTTAAGGCCACCATACGGAAAGCACTTGGGGAAATTGAGGCGGATAAACACGCTATCGAACGGCGCTTACGTGGGATAGCAGAGAATAGCGATGGTGCACCAACCGAGGAACTCTCCCTCGAAGAACGGATGGCGCTCTATCAGGAAATCGAGAAATTAGACAAAGAGTGGCAAGACGCACTACAACTCACCTTAGACCAAATCCTTCCAGAAGCTTTTGCAGTGGTCAAGGAAACCTGTCGCCGCTTTGTGGGGAAAGAGTGGACTGCTGGTGGCGCACAAATCCGCTGGGACATGGTTCCCTATGATGTACAGATGGTGGGTGGAATTGTCTTGCACAAAGGACGAATCGCCGAAATGAAAACGGGGGAAGGGAAAACCTTGGTGGCTGTTGCACCGGTTTACCTCAATGCACTCTCTGGACGCGGCGTACACCTTGTGACGGTTAACCCCTATCTCGCACAACGCGACATGGAGTGGATGCGCCCCATTTTTGAGTTCCTCGACCTCAAAGTGGGCTGTATAGACATGCACGAACCCCATTCCGAAGCGCGTAAAGTGGCCTATGATGCCGACATCACGTATGGAACAAATAATGAGTTCGGCTTCGATTACCTGCGGGACAATTCCTTTGTGGTCGAACCCGATCACCTGATGCAACGTGCGCATAACTTCGCTATTGTGGACGAAATTGATTCGGTTTTGATTGACGAAGCTCGGACACCCCTTATTATTTCAGGTCCTGTTCCACAAGCCACTGAAGGCCAATTTGCGCAATACAAACCATTTGTTCAAAAATTGGTTGAAGCCCAAACCCGCCTCGTCGCACGGTTTGTGTCGGAAGCGGACAAACTTCTCGCAGCCAAAAAAACAGACGAAGCAGGCTTAGCATTATTGCGAGCACATCGTGGATTCCCCAAAAACAAAGCCTTGGCCAAACTCAAAACAGAGTCTGGCATCGCCCCATTGCTCCAAAAAACCGAGTACTTTTATCTTCAGGACAATGCCAAACGGATGCCTGAAGTGGATGAAGCCCTATATTATGCAGTGGACGAGAAAAACCACTCGATCGAAATGACGGAGTTGGGGCATAAATTTGTGGCACAGATTGCAAACCACGACGAAAATTTCTTTGTGCTTCCGGACGTGGGGGAAGGTATTGCCCGTATCAATGCCGAAATTACCGCCGGACTTGCGGAAAAAGAAGGCGAATGGGCGCATTTAGAAGGTGATGAACGGGACGTCAAACGGCGTGAAGCCCTTCGTCGTTCAGAGCTTGACCGCCAAGAAAAAGAAAGACAGCTGTATGCAGAAGTCTCTGAAAAGGCCGACCGAATCCATGCCATTAACCAATTACTCCGGGCTTATACGTACTACGAAAAAGATGTCGAATACATTGTAGAGGAAGACAAAATCCTGATCGTGGATGAGCAAACAGGCCGTGTCTTGCCCGGTCGTCGTTATTCGGATGGCTTACATCAAGCCATCGAGGCCAAAGAAAACGTTAAGGTGCAAGCAGCTACCCAGACCTATGCCACCATTACGCTGCAAAACTACTTCCGGATGTATGCCAAACTTGCAGGTATGACTGGAACCGCCGAGACCGAATCTGCCGAGTTCTTCTCGATCTATAAATTAGAAGTCAACGTCATTCCAACAAACCGCCCCATTACCAGAAAGGATTTAGAAGATTTGGTCTTCAGAACCAAACGCGAAAAATACAATGCGGTTTTGGACAAAATTGCCGATTATCAGCAACGCGGACAACCTGTACTTGTGGGGACAACCTCTGTAGAAGTTTCCGAAATGCTCAGCCGCTTGCTTACCCGTAAAGGCATAAAACACAATGTCTTGAATGCAAAGGTGGATCGTGCCAAAGCCGAAGCGCTCATTGTGGCCGAGGCCGGACAAACGGGCGCTGTAACCATTGCAACCAACATGGCTGGACGGGGGACGGACATTAAGTTGGCTCCGGGAATCTCGAATCTGGGTGGTCTCGCCATTCTGGGGACGGAGCGACACGAAAGCCGCCGCATTGACCTCCAGTTGCGCGGACGTTCGGGACGGCAAGGAGATCCGGGCGAAAGCCAATTTTACGTCTCGTTGGAGGACGACCTCATGCGGTTATTTGGACATGACCGCACGGCAAAAGTCATGGACAAAATGGGGATGGAGGAAGGCGAGGTCATTACCCACCCTTGGGTCACAAAGAGTATCGAACGGGCACAAACCAAGGTTGAACAAAACCACTTTAGTACCCGGAAGCGTCAACTGGAGTTTGACGACGTATTGAATGCGCAGCGCCATGTAATCTATGACCGACGGATGCACGCCCTGAAAGGAGAACGGTTGCGCGGCGACATCCTGCAAATGCTACAAGACTTATGCGATGATATTGCTCAACGTTATGTAGCCAATAAAGATTATGACGGCTTGCGAGATGAAGTCTTACGTCAGTTTGCACTTGTTATAGAATTGGATTCCGTAGCATTCAACAGCATTAGCGAGAAAGCCCTATCACAGACTATTTTTAAACAGGCAGAGCGTACATACCATGCCAAACGCCAACTACTGGCAGAAAATTTCTTGCACGGCGTGCAGAATATGCTCCAAAATGCTACCGAGAGGCCCGAAAAAATCGTGGTGGACTTTTCCGACGGGCGCAAAATTTTGCGTGTGGTGGTAGATGTTGAGCAAATCTTGGCCACACATGGGCAAGAGGTAAACGACGCTTTGGAACGCTCGGCCATTCTATCCACCATAGATGACAGGTGGGTAGAACACCTCCGCGAATTAGACGACCTAAAAGAAGGTATTTATTTACGGGCTTATGGCCAAAAGGATCCCTTGGTTGAATACAAGGTAGAAGCTTTTAGCCTTTTTACGGAATTATTGAACGATCTAAATGAACAAGTTTTGAGCATTGTTTTTAGGTCTGGCCTGCTTGTGCAAGAACGCGAACGTGCGGAAAATGTAAGAAGAAACACGCGATTGGATAGTAAACGGGCAAAAGCCACCCATCAACAAGCCGCAAGTGGCTATGGCGCTGGCTCGGACGACATGTATAAAGAAGGTCAGGCCAAAGAAGACCCCACCGTAAAGCAAGCACCCATCGTCCGAAACAAAGAAGATAAGGTTAGCAGGAACGACATTGTGAAGGTCATGAATCCTACAACTGGAGAAGTGGTGGAAATGAAATACAAAAAGGCACAGCAAATGATCCAAAAAGGCTGGAGCCGTGTTCGATAA